A window of Selenomonas ruminantium subsp. lactilytica TAM6421 contains these coding sequences:
- the hydG gene encoding [FeFe] hydrogenase H-cluster radical SAM maturase HydG yields the protein MYEYNPRSLRAEEFINDAEIQETLAYAEANKENYELIDEILEKARPVKKGSGYVCRGLSHREASVLLACENPEKIARMFAIAEEIKQAFYGNRIVLFAPLYLSNYCVNGCVYCPYHGQNKHIPRKKLTKEEVKAEVIALQDMGHKRLAIEAGEDPVNNPIEYILDCIHTIYSIKHKNGAIRRVNVNIAATTVENYRKLKEAGIGTYILFQETYNKESYGRLHPTGPKHDYAYHTEAMDRAMEGGIDDVGIGVLFGLDGYKYEFAGLLMHAEHLEAVHGVGPHTISVPRVKKADDIDPEAFDNSISDEIFTKIAACIRLAVPYTGMIISTRESEQVREKMLQVGISQVSGASRTSVGGYTEEERPTDTEQFNVSDQRTLDEVIKWLMETGHIPSFCTACYREGRTGDRFMSLCKSGQIVNCCTPNALMTLTEYLTDYASEETKALGYKLIDEELKKIPREKVREIAAEHIEAIKHSDKRDFRF from the coding sequence ATGTATGAGTACAATCCCCGTTCTTTGCGTGCAGAAGAGTTTATCAACGATGCGGAAATCCAGGAGACACTGGCTTACGCAGAAGCGAACAAAGAAAACTATGAACTGATTGACGAGATTCTGGAGAAAGCCCGTCCCGTGAAAAAAGGCAGCGGTTATGTGTGCCGTGGCCTCAGCCACCGGGAAGCGTCCGTGCTCCTGGCCTGCGAAAATCCGGAGAAAATTGCCCGGATGTTTGCGATTGCCGAGGAGATCAAGCAGGCATTCTATGGCAACCGCATCGTGCTGTTTGCACCCCTTTATCTGTCCAATTACTGTGTCAATGGCTGTGTCTATTGTCCCTATCATGGGCAGAACAAGCATATCCCGCGCAAGAAGCTCACCAAGGAGGAAGTGAAGGCGGAAGTCATCGCCCTGCAGGATATGGGGCATAAACGCCTGGCGATTGAGGCCGGGGAGGATCCCGTAAACAATCCCATCGAGTATATCCTGGATTGTATTCATACTATCTATAGCATCAAGCATAAGAACGGTGCCATCCGCCGGGTTAATGTCAATATTGCCGCGACCACGGTGGAGAATTATCGCAAGCTCAAGGAAGCGGGTATTGGCACCTATATCCTCTTTCAGGAAACCTATAATAAAGAAAGCTACGGCCGCCTGCATCCCACGGGGCCGAAGCATGATTATGCCTACCATACCGAAGCCATGGATCGCGCCATGGAAGGCGGCATTGATGATGTGGGCATCGGCGTGCTCTTTGGCCTTGATGGTTATAAATACGAGTTTGCCGGCCTGCTGATGCACGCCGAACACCTCGAAGCTGTGCATGGCGTTGGCCCGCATACGATTTCCGTGCCGCGCGTGAAAAAAGCCGATGATATCGATCCGGAGGCTTTTGATAATTCCATCAGCGATGAGATTTTCACGAAGATTGCGGCCTGCATCCGTCTGGCCGTGCCCTATACCGGCATGATCATCTCCACGCGGGAGTCGGAACAGGTGCGCGAAAAGATGCTGCAGGTGGGCATCAGCCAGGTCAGCGGCGCCAGCCGTACCAGCGTGGGCGGCTATACAGAGGAAGAACGTCCCACCGATACGGAGCAGTTCAATGTATCCGACCAGAGAACGCTCGATGAAGTTATCAAATGGCTGATGGAAACGGGCCATATCCCGTCCTTCTGTACGGCCTGCTATCGCGAAGGCCGCACCGGGGATCGCTTCATGAGCCTTTGCAAGAGCGGCCAGATTGTCAACTGCTGCACCCCGAATGCCTTGATGACACTGACGGAATACCTCACGGATTATGCCAGCGAGGAAACGAAAGCCTTGGGCTATAAGCTCATCGATGAGGAACTGAAGAAGATTCCGAGGGAAAAAGTAAGAGAAATTGCCGCAGAACATATCGAAGCCATCAAACATTCGGATAAGCGGGATTTCCGGTTTTAA
- a CDS encoding restriction endonuclease subunit S: protein MQKGIGGTMITVKNFVAALKYMQFIESDGGYAKYFPEYDDYLKVDWENRKLIYPEKIKGRERNAYFDEAHKENMVVFECVNRLLDKGYRPEHIELEKEWHLGHDAKSGRADICVTGADGKMLFIIECKTAGREYDNELRQTLIDGGQLISYWKQEDACQWLLLYASDWEDNRITYRTDSISCNDDSNMRIAQKQDSSIKLYDDAHTVEDLFAVWDETYEKRLFGDVVFRDDTVAYEIGAKPLRKKDLRDFSENDRVVNRFEEILRHNNVSDKENAFNRLIALFICKLVDEIQKDEDDEVEFQYKVGTDTYENLQDRLQRLHRDGMEKFMREQIFYVADDYAENLIQQYTGQKRNKLIAELKKTLRSLKFYTNNEFAFKDVHNEELFYQNGKILVEVVQLFEEYRIIGSRDLQTLGDLFEQLLSKGFKQNEGQFFTPMPITRFVWDSLPLSEILRKKEQEYPKIIDYACGAGHFLTQGYEAVTALVQKDEHAWVSEKLYGVEKDYRLARVSKISLFMHGAGDGNIVFGDGLENYVDKNIRPHSFDILVANPPYSVAAFKPHLKLKDNDFTILPKISNNGSEIETLFVERIAQLLKPQGVAAVILPSSILNKESESFIAARESLLQNFHLRSIVQLGSKTFGATGTNTVIMFLEKFAEPPKKIDLCEDSVQAILTAQSLEDWEDKDILAAYLDKIQVERNLYGEFVTRQRNFSDWADVPYIDAYTQAFLSSAEYSTKVKQKGYQAKSEEEKLEWCNVAFYEFAIGKEAEKLLYFSLAYGQTTVIITAPDDNKGQEKFLGYGWSNRKGQEGIQIKKLGGLLYNPQDRQAADTLAAVVRASFGTQEELTDDLGEYYHYMSTTDMLDFGSVNFNKAIKTTKVRHQVIKEGMTAYKLDGKEFSVSIGNRVVGTEIEEDGEYPVYSANVFEEFGRINRQNLTDFSQPSVIWGIDGDWMVNYLPENYPFYPTDHCGVIRVNTDKILPKYLALALQVEGEYERFSRSNRASTARIKRLTVQIPSVAVQSKVVEEIEVIDSQMTKLEQDIKKCDEDIKSRFVEMFGNPHHSEKYPYKKVQEFTEVRSGGTPSRKQDAYWTNGTIRWVKTAELQNNEIYDTEEKITQEAVDNSSAKMLPENTILIAMYGQGKTRGMTAYLKVESTTNQACACVLPSDEINQRYLWRYFMMSYEQLRAMALGAGQPNLTGEMIKNFPVLMPPLELQEKYVLFAEQADKSKNDAQEKISKLKQEKKAAIQKYFK from the coding sequence TTGCAAAAAGGCATTGGAGGAACAATGATAACTGTTAAAAATTTTGTGGCGGCATTAAAATATATGCAATTTATAGAAAGCGATGGCGGGTATGCAAAATATTTCCCGGAGTATGACGATTATCTGAAAGTGGATTGGGAAAATAGAAAGCTGATTTACCCGGAGAAGATAAAGGGGCGGGAACGTAACGCTTATTTTGATGAGGCCCATAAGGAAAATATGGTGGTCTTCGAGTGTGTGAATCGTTTGTTGGATAAGGGGTATCGCCCAGAGCACATCGAGCTGGAAAAGGAATGGCACTTAGGGCATGACGCTAAAAGCGGCCGAGCTGATATTTGTGTGACCGGAGCTGACGGAAAGATGCTCTTTATCATTGAGTGTAAGACAGCGGGCCGGGAGTATGATAACGAACTGCGCCAAACACTAATTGATGGAGGTCAGCTTATCTCATACTGGAAGCAAGAAGATGCCTGTCAATGGCTTTTGCTATATGCCTCTGATTGGGAAGATAATCGGATTACCTATCGAACAGACAGCATCTCTTGTAATGACGATAGCAATATGCGGATTGCGCAAAAACAGGACAGTTCCATAAAACTCTATGATGATGCACATACTGTGGAGGATCTTTTTGCTGTTTGGGATGAAACTTATGAGAAACGCCTGTTTGGTGATGTGGTTTTCCGTGATGATACTGTAGCCTATGAGATTGGGGCCAAACCCTTGCGGAAGAAGGATTTGCGGGATTTCAGTGAAAATGACAGAGTGGTAAACCGTTTTGAAGAAATTCTGCGTCACAACAATGTTTCGGATAAGGAAAATGCTTTTAATCGTTTGATTGCCCTCTTTATCTGCAAGCTGGTGGATGAAATTCAAAAAGATGAAGATGATGAGGTGGAATTTCAGTACAAGGTAGGTACGGACACCTATGAAAATCTACAGGATAGGTTACAGCGCTTGCATCGTGACGGCATGGAGAAATTCATGCGGGAACAGATTTTCTATGTAGCTGATGATTACGCAGAAAATTTAATCCAGCAATATACGGGGCAAAAAAGAAACAAGCTGATAGCGGAACTGAAGAAGACTCTGCGTAGTTTGAAATTTTATACCAACAATGAGTTTGCCTTCAAAGATGTGCATAATGAGGAGCTGTTTTATCAGAACGGTAAAATACTGGTGGAAGTAGTACAACTCTTTGAAGAATATCGTATTATAGGTTCTCGTGACCTGCAGACACTGGGGGATCTTTTTGAGCAACTTTTGAGCAAGGGGTTCAAGCAAAATGAGGGGCAGTTTTTTACACCTATGCCAATTACTCGTTTTGTATGGGACAGTTTGCCTTTAAGCGAGATATTGCGGAAAAAAGAGCAGGAATATCCCAAAATCATTGATTATGCCTGTGGAGCTGGGCACTTTCTTACCCAGGGGTATGAGGCGGTAACTGCCCTAGTGCAAAAAGATGAACATGCTTGGGTGAGCGAAAAATTGTATGGTGTAGAGAAGGATTACCGTTTGGCTAGAGTGTCCAAAATCTCCCTCTTTATGCATGGGGCTGGCGATGGCAACATTGTATTTGGCGATGGTTTGGAAAATTACGTGGATAAAAATATCCGTCCGCATAGTTTCGATATTTTGGTGGCTAATCCACCCTATTCGGTGGCGGCTTTTAAGCCGCATTTGAAATTGAAGGACAATGATTTTACCATTCTGCCCAAGATAAGCAACAATGGTTCGGAGATAGAAACGCTTTTTGTGGAGCGCATTGCCCAGCTGTTAAAGCCTCAGGGAGTAGCGGCTGTGATTCTGCCCAGCAGTATTCTAAACAAGGAAAGCGAGAGCTTTATTGCTGCTCGTGAATCTCTGTTGCAAAATTTCCACTTGCGCTCTATCGTGCAGTTGGGGAGCAAGACTTTTGGCGCAACAGGGACGAATACGGTTATTATGTTCCTCGAAAAGTTTGCAGAGCCGCCGAAAAAGATTGACCTTTGTGAGGACAGCGTACAGGCCATATTGACAGCGCAGAGCTTGGAGGACTGGGAAGATAAGGATATTCTTGCGGCATATTTGGATAAAATTCAAGTAGAGAGGAACCTTTACGGCGAATTTGTAACCCGGCAACGTAACTTCAGTGACTGGGCAGATGTACCTTATATAGATGCATATACTCAAGCATTCCTATCCTCAGCAGAATATAGCACAAAGGTTAAGCAAAAGGGCTATCAGGCCAAGAGCGAGGAAGAAAAATTGGAGTGGTGCAATGTTGCTTTCTATGAATTTGCCATCGGCAAAGAAGCGGAAAAGCTTCTGTATTTTTCCTTGGCTTATGGACAGACCACAGTAATTATCACAGCCCCGGACGACAACAAGGGACAGGAAAAATTCCTGGGCTATGGATGGAGCAATCGTAAAGGGCAGGAAGGCATCCAAATCAAAAAGCTGGGAGGATTGCTGTATAATCCGCAGGACAGGCAAGCCGCAGATACATTGGCAGCCGTGGTTCGTGCGTCCTTTGGAACGCAGGAGGAACTGACAGATGATTTGGGGGAATATTATCACTACATGTCAACAACAGATATGCTGGATTTTGGCAGCGTGAATTTTAACAAGGCCATCAAAACCACAAAAGTGCGTCATCAGGTGATAAAGGAAGGAATGACGGCTTACAAGCTAGATGGTAAGGAGTTTTCCGTCAGCATTGGAAATCGTGTAGTGGGCACAGAGATTGAAGAAGATGGCGAATATCCCGTGTATAGTGCTAATGTTTTTGAGGAATTTGGCCGTATCAATAGGCAAAACTTGACAGATTTCAGCCAGCCCTCGGTTATCTGGGGCATTGATGGGGATTGGATGGTCAATTATCTGCCGGAAAATTATCCGTTCTATCCTACGGACCATTGCGGCGTAATTCGGGTAAATACGGATAAGATATTGCCGAAATACCTGGCCCTGGCTTTGCAGGTAGAGGGCGAATACGAAAGATTCTCTCGCAGCAATCGGGCATCTACGGCAAGAATAAAGAGATTGACTGTACAAATTCCCAGCGTTGCTGTGCAAAGCAAAGTGGTGGAGGAAATCGAAGTCATCGATTCGCAGATGACGAAACTGGAGCAGGATATAAAAAAATGTGATGAGGATATTAAATCACGGTTTGTAGAGATGTTTGGCAACCCACATCACAGCGAAAAATATCCGTACAAAAAGGTACAAGAGTTTACAGAAGTTAGAAGTGGTGGAACTCCAAGTCGCAAGCAAGACGCTTATTGGACGAATGGAACCATACGGTGGGTAAAGACTGCGGAGCTTCAAAACAACGAGATTTATGATACTGAAGAAAAAATAACACAAGAAGCAGTAGATAATTCATCAGCAAAGATGTTACCAGAAAATACGATTCTAATTGCCATGTATGGGCAGGGAAAAACGAGAGGTATGACTGCATATCTTAAAGTTGAAAGCACCACTAACCAGGCATGTGCATGTGTATTACCATCTGATGAAATAAATCAGAGATATTTGTGGCGGTATTTTATGATGTCATATGAACAGCTACGAGCAATGGCATTAGGGGCTGGTCAGCCGAACTTAACTGGAGAAATGATAAAGAACTTCCCTGTCCTTATGCCACCATTAGAATTACAGGAAAAGTATGTTTTATTTGCTGAGCAGGCCGACAAATCGAAAAATGATGCGCAAGAGAAGATTTCAAAGCTAAAGCAGGAGAAGAAAGCGGCAATTCAAAAATATTTTAAGTGA
- a CDS encoding AAA family ATPase, with protein sequence MEKQLILNEINIHHFRGINELKINDLSSVNVLAGPNNCGKTSALEAIRILSNPSDIGQLIRLSTIRASVSSEARKKNIVQYLQSVFQKDTESDEASASYRIKIGANIKNTEYLYEAGGTVGKITNTSGEPQTMMDLSVKISNASNKKPKYKYDKIINNADTLFTADENDLYHAMYVFSGVNYYRATAYAIKDYIIDNGKDDLLEILKPFDDTIRDISIIDEEIYLHSNINGTLPLFSYGAGMQKALCLAVEIAYCKHGIILVDEIDNAIHVSAFRDVFYWFLNACRKYHVQAFITTHSAEALDAILSIAHSHFSQDDLLRVITLRKDNASQITRSKIRTGEEAYNDREDYELELRI encoded by the coding sequence ATGGAGAAACAACTTATATTGAACGAAATAAACATCCATCATTTTAGAGGAATAAATGAACTAAAAATAAATGATTTGTCCTCTGTAAATGTGCTTGCTGGACCAAATAACTGCGGAAAAACCAGCGCATTAGAAGCAATTCGTATTCTGTCCAACCCCAGTGATATTGGACAGTTGATTCGTCTTTCTACCATAAGAGCCAGCGTATCGTCAGAAGCTAGAAAGAAAAATATTGTCCAATATTTGCAAAGTGTTTTTCAAAAAGATACAGAATCTGATGAAGCAAGTGCATCGTATCGTATTAAAATCGGAGCCAATATAAAAAATACAGAATATCTTTATGAAGCCGGTGGTACTGTTGGAAAAATAACAAATACATCAGGCGAACCGCAAACAATGATGGATTTATCTGTAAAGATATCAAATGCATCTAATAAGAAACCTAAATATAAATATGATAAAATTATAAATAATGCAGATACGCTATTCACAGCTGATGAAAACGATTTATATCATGCCATGTATGTGTTTTCTGGTGTGAATTACTACCGTGCTACTGCCTATGCAATAAAAGACTATATCATAGATAATGGCAAGGATGATTTGCTAGAAATTCTTAAGCCGTTTGATGATACCATTAGGGATATTAGTATCATAGATGAAGAGATTTACTTGCATAGTAATATAAATGGAACTCTCCCATTGTTTTCATATGGTGCTGGCATGCAAAAAGCTCTTTGTCTGGCTGTTGAAATTGCCTATTGTAAGCATGGTATCATACTGGTAGATGAAATTGATAATGCAATACATGTTTCGGCATTTAGAGATGTATTCTATTGGTTCTTGAACGCTTGCAGGAAATATCATGTACAGGCATTTATTACTACGCATAGTGCAGAAGCTTTAGATGCGATTTTATCTATTGCACATAGCCATTTCTCACAGGATGATTTATTACGTGTCATTACCTTGAGGAAAGATAATGCTTCGCAAATCACGAGAAGCAAGATACGAACTGGGGAAGAAGCATATAACGACCGAGAAGATTATGAATTGGAGCTGCGAATATGA